A genome region from Thermomonospora amylolytica includes the following:
- a CDS encoding DUF3099 domain-containing protein, which produces MKVFPRRRADVYTVTDAPVPMSQDIGHRQRRYLLSMGVRTVCFVAAVVTAAAGAPVWVALALVVGAVVLPYVSVVMANGGREPQPRMDVADDLAGHAAHQGTDRKQISGHPPEIGA; this is translated from the coding sequence GTGAAGGTGTTTCCCCGCAGACGCGCCGACGTGTACACCGTCACCGACGCCCCGGTGCCGATGTCCCAGGACATCGGTCATCGCCAGCGGCGCTATCTGCTCTCCATGGGCGTCCGCACGGTGTGCTTCGTGGCGGCCGTGGTCACCGCGGCGGCGGGGGCTCCGGTCTGGGTGGCGCTCGCGCTGGTCGTCGGCGCGGTGGTGCTGCCGTACGTGAGCGTGGTGATGGCCAACGGGGGGCGGGAGCCGCAGCCGAGGATGGACGTGGCCGACGACCTGGCCGGCCATGCCGCCCACCAGGGGACGGACCGCAAACAGATTTCCGGACACCCTCCGGAAATCGGTGCGTGA
- a CDS encoding dodecin, with amino-acid sequence MTDRTYRVTEIVGTSPDGVEQAIRNGIARAAQTLRHLDWFEVTEVRGQIENGQVAHFQVGLKVGFRLEEA; translated from the coding sequence ATGACCGACCGCACGTACCGGGTGACCGAGATCGTCGGCACCTCGCCGGACGGCGTGGAGCAGGCCATCCGCAACGGCATCGCCCGGGCCGCGCAGACCCTGCGGCACCTGGACTGGTTCGAGGTGACCGAGGTCCGCGGGCAGATCGAGAACGGCCAGGTGGCGCACTTCCAGGTCGGCCTGAAGGTCGGCTTCCGGCTCGAGGAGGCCTGA